In one window of Micromonospora cathayae DNA:
- the selA gene encoding L-seryl-tRNA(Sec) selenium transferase, protein MSDGVVDPRRRVPRTDVLLADPLVVAAVAEFGRDRVKAAVVGAQERVRRGEIDPGQVREAVLAGLSTPVPRVVVNATGVVLHTNLGRAALSEAAVAALVAAAGHTDVELDLVSGRRARRGRDALAALAAAVPDAQAVHVVNNGAAALVLAAAVLAAGREIVVSRGELVEIGDGFRLPELLESAGARLREVGTTNRTSVADYAAAVGERTGFVLKVHPSNFVVSGFTSAVSVRELVSLGVPVVVDIGSGLLAADPLLPQEPDAAGALRAGAALVTASGDKLLGGPQAGLVLGSVEVVERLRRHPLARALRVDKLTLAALAATVRGPVSPTWVALRADPVVLRGRAERLRDALVAAGCAADVVACVSVVGGGGAPGVELPSWAVALPAGFAEPLRTGEPSVVGRVVRGRLLLDLRCVPASWDDRLREAVLRVGV, encoded by the coding sequence GGCGGATCCGCTGGTGGTGGCGGCGGTGGCCGAGTTCGGGCGGGATCGGGTGAAGGCCGCGGTCGTCGGTGCGCAGGAGCGGGTGCGGCGCGGTGAGATCGATCCTGGGCAGGTGCGGGAGGCGGTGTTGGCGGGGTTGTCGACGCCGGTGCCGCGGGTGGTGGTGAACGCGACCGGGGTGGTGTTGCACACGAACCTGGGTCGGGCGGCGTTGTCGGAGGCTGCGGTGGCGGCGTTGGTGGCGGCGGCCGGTCATACGGACGTGGAGTTGGATCTGGTTTCGGGGCGGCGGGCGCGGCGGGGTCGGGACGCGTTGGCGGCGTTGGCGGCGGCGGTGCCGGACGCGCAGGCGGTGCATGTGGTGAACAACGGTGCGGCGGCGTTGGTGTTGGCGGCGGCGGTGTTGGCGGCGGGTCGGGAGATCGTGGTCAGCCGGGGTGAGCTGGTCGAGATCGGGGACGGGTTCCGGTTGCCGGAGTTGCTGGAGAGTGCCGGGGCGCGGTTGCGGGAGGTGGGGACCACGAACCGGACGTCGGTGGCGGATTATGCGGCGGCGGTGGGGGAGCGGACGGGTTTCGTGTTGAAGGTGCATCCGTCGAATTTCGTGGTGTCGGGGTTCACGTCGGCGGTGTCGGTGCGGGAGTTGGTGTCGTTGGGGGTGCCGGTGGTGGTGGACATCGGGTCGGGGTTGTTGGCGGCGGATCCGTTGTTGCCGCAGGAGCCGGATGCGGCGGGGGCGTTGCGGGCGGGGGCGGCGTTGGTGACGGCCAGTGGTGACAAGTTGTTGGGTGGGCCGCAGGCGGGGCTGGTGTTGGGGTCGGTGGAGGTGGTGGAGCGGTTGCGGCGGCATCCGTTGGCGCGGGCGTTGCGGGTGGACAAGTTGACGTTGGCGGCGTTGGCGGCGACGGTACGGGGTCCGGTGTCGCCGACGTGGGTGGCGTTGCGGGCGGATCCGGTGGTGTTGCGGGGGCGGGCGGAGCGGTTGCGGGACGCCCTGGTGGCGGCGGGTTGCGCGGCGGACGTGGTGGCGTGTGTGTCGGTGGTGGGTGGTGGGGGCGCGCCGGGGGTGGAGTTGCCGTCGTGGGCGGTGGCGTTGCCGGCGGGGTTCGCGGAGCCGCTGCGGACGGGTGAGCCGTCGGTGGTGGGTCGGGTGGTGCGGGGTCGGTTGTTGTTGGATCTGCGGTGTGTGCCGGCGTCGTGGGACGACCGGTTGCGGGAGGCGGTTCTGCGGGTGGGGGTGTGA